One window from the genome of Streptomyces cadmiisoli encodes:
- a CDS encoding ATP-binding cassette domain-containing protein — translation MTTANGTDESVPADAAPGPDRPVVELRGAGKSYGNIRALHGVDLAVHPGKVTCVLGDNGAGKSTLIKIVSGLHQHTEGEVLVDGEPVRFTTPREALDRGIATVYQDLATVPLMPVWRNFFLGSEMTKGPWPVRRLDIPRMKRTADEELRNMGIVLDDLEQPIGTLSGGQRQCVAIARAVYFGARVLILDEPTAALGVKQSGVVLKYIAAARDRGLGVIFITHNPHHAYMVGDHFSVLRLGTLELSAERSEISLEELTNHMAGGAELAALKHELAQVRGVDVEELPEADELQAPVKASTAPPEGTP, via the coding sequence ATGACAACCGCCAACGGCACCGACGAGAGCGTCCCGGCGGACGCCGCCCCCGGCCCGGACCGGCCCGTCGTCGAACTGCGCGGCGCCGGCAAGTCGTACGGCAACATCCGGGCCCTGCACGGCGTCGACCTGGCCGTCCACCCCGGCAAGGTCACCTGTGTGCTCGGCGACAACGGCGCCGGCAAGTCCACCCTGATCAAGATCGTCTCGGGGCTGCACCAGCACACCGAGGGCGAGGTCCTCGTCGACGGCGAGCCGGTGCGCTTCACCACCCCGCGCGAGGCCCTGGACCGCGGTATCGCCACCGTCTACCAGGACCTCGCCACCGTCCCCCTCATGCCGGTCTGGCGCAACTTCTTCCTCGGCTCCGAGATGACCAAGGGCCCTTGGCCCGTGCGCCGTCTCGACATCCCCCGGATGAAGCGCACCGCCGACGAGGAACTGCGCAACATGGGCATCGTCCTGGACGATCTGGAACAGCCCATCGGCACCCTCTCCGGCGGTCAGCGCCAGTGCGTGGCCATCGCCCGGGCCGTCTACTTCGGCGCCCGAGTCCTCATCCTGGACGAGCCCACCGCCGCCCTCGGCGTCAAGCAGTCCGGTGTGGTGCTGAAGTACATCGCCGCCGCCCGCGACCGCGGCCTCGGCGTCATCTTCATCACCCACAACCCGCACCACGCCTACATGGTCGGCGACCACTTCAGCGTCCTGCGCCTCGGCACCCTCGAACTGTCCGCCGAGCGCAGCGAGATCAGCCTGGAGGAACTCACCAACCACATGGCAGGCGGCGCCGAACTCGCCGCCCTCAAGCACGAACTGGCCCAGGTACGCGGCGTCGACGTGGAGGAGCTTCCCGAG
- a CDS encoding ABC transporter permease has protein sequence MGMTQQAAPTVSPPSAPGPRADGRTRERPLALRLLARPEVGVFLGAAAVLVFFLIAAPTVRQGNSMATVLYQASTIGIMALPVALLMIGGEFDLSAGVAVITSALTASMLSYQLTLNVWMGVIVALVVSLGIGAFNGWLLVRTGLPSFLVTLGTFLILQGVNLAITKLVTGNVATDDISNMDGFEGARAIFASSFDVGGVQVKITVVWWLVFAALATWVLLRTKYGNWIFAVGGNQDSARAVGVPVTFTKITLFMLVGFGAWFVGMHQLFSFNTVQSGEGVGQELIFIAAAVIGGCLLTGGYGSAIGPVFGAFMFGMVNQGIVYAGWNPDWFKAFLGVMLLGAVLINLWVSRTATRR, from the coding sequence ATGGGTATGACCCAACAGGCTGCGCCGACGGTGTCCCCGCCGTCGGCGCCCGGCCCCCGGGCCGACGGGCGCACCCGGGAACGCCCCCTGGCGCTGCGGCTGCTCGCCCGGCCCGAGGTGGGCGTCTTCCTCGGCGCCGCGGCCGTGCTCGTCTTCTTCCTGATCGCCGCGCCCACGGTCCGCCAGGGCAACTCGATGGCCACGGTGCTCTACCAGGCGTCGACCATCGGGATCATGGCTCTGCCGGTCGCGCTGCTGATGATCGGCGGCGAGTTCGACCTGTCGGCCGGCGTCGCCGTGATCACCTCGGCGCTCACCGCGAGCATGCTCAGCTACCAGCTCACCCTGAACGTCTGGATGGGCGTGATCGTCGCGCTCGTGGTGTCGCTCGGCATCGGCGCGTTCAACGGCTGGCTGCTGGTGAGAACGGGACTGCCGAGCTTCCTGGTGACCCTGGGGACCTTCCTGATCCTCCAGGGTGTCAATCTCGCCATCACCAAGCTGGTCACCGGCAACGTCGCGACCGACGACATCAGCAACATGGACGGCTTCGAAGGGGCCAGGGCGATCTTCGCCTCGTCCTTCGACGTCGGCGGCGTCCAGGTGAAGATCACCGTGGTGTGGTGGCTGGTGTTCGCGGCGCTGGCGACCTGGGTGCTGCTGCGCACCAAGTACGGCAACTGGATCTTCGCGGTCGGCGGCAACCAGGACAGCGCCCGCGCGGTCGGCGTCCCGGTGACCTTCACCAAGATCACCCTGTTCATGCTGGTCGGCTTCGGGGCCTGGTTCGTCGGCATGCACCAGTTGTTCTCCTTCAACACCGTGCAGTCCGGCGAGGGCGTCGGCCAGGAGCTGATCTTCATCGCCGCGGCCGTGATCGGCGGCTGCCTGCTCACCGGCGGCTACGGCTCGGCCATCGGCCCGGTCTTCGGCGCCTTCATGTTCGGCATGGTGAACCAGGGCATCGTCTACGCCGGATGGAACCCCGACTGGTTCAAGGCCTTCCTCGGTGTGATGCTGCTCGGGGCCGTCCTCATCAATCTGTGGGTCAGTCGCACGGCGACCCGGAGGTGA
- a CDS encoding sugar ABC transporter substrate-binding protein gives MDRSRRMIPALAVAAAAALVLAGCSSSSGGKKAEEGADGASAGKADTPRMTVALVTHQAPGDTFWDIVRKGAEAAAAKDNVELVYSADPVAGNQANLVQNAIDQKVDGIAVTLAKPDALKDVIGKAAQANIPVVGLNSGVSDWRDLGLLEFFGQDETVAGEALGKRLNEEGAKNAVCVIQEQGNIGLTQRCDGVKKTFSGTTQILNVNGTDMPSVKSTITAKLRQDSSLDYVVALGAPFALTAVQSVSEAGSKAKVATFDLNKDLTSAIQGGDIQFAVDQQPYLQGYLAVDSLWLYKNNGNYSGGGEQPVLTGPAFVDKANVEAVAGFAAKGTR, from the coding sequence ATGGACCGCTCTCGCAGAATGATCCCCGCCCTGGCCGTGGCAGCGGCGGCTGCCCTGGTCCTCGCCGGCTGCTCCAGCAGCTCCGGCGGCAAGAAGGCCGAGGAGGGAGCGGACGGCGCCTCGGCGGGCAAGGCCGACACGCCCCGTATGACGGTCGCGCTCGTCACCCACCAGGCGCCCGGCGACACCTTCTGGGACATCGTGCGCAAGGGGGCCGAGGCCGCGGCGGCCAAGGACAACGTCGAACTCGTCTACTCCGCCGACCCCGTCGCCGGCAACCAGGCCAACCTGGTGCAGAACGCGATCGACCAGAAGGTCGACGGCATCGCGGTCACCCTCGCCAAGCCGGACGCCCTCAAGGACGTCATCGGCAAGGCGGCGCAGGCGAACATACCCGTGGTCGGCCTCAACTCCGGGGTCAGCGACTGGCGGGACCTCGGCCTGCTGGAGTTCTTCGGGCAGGACGAGACCGTGGCCGGCGAGGCGCTGGGCAAGCGGCTCAACGAGGAGGGCGCGAAGAACGCCGTCTGCGTGATCCAGGAACAGGGCAACATCGGCCTCACACAGCGCTGCGACGGAGTGAAGAAGACCTTCTCCGGCACCACGCAGATCCTCAACGTCAACGGCACCGACATGCCCTCGGTGAAGTCGACGATCACCGCCAAGCTGCGGCAGGACAGCTCCCTCGACTACGTCGTCGCGCTCGGCGCCCCGTTCGCGCTGACCGCGGTGCAGTCGGTGTCCGAGGCGGGCAGCAAGGCCAAGGTCGCCACCTTCGACCTCAACAAGGACCTGACCAGCGCCATCCAGGGCGGCGACATCCAGTTCGCCGTCGACCAGCAGCCCTACCTCCAGGGCTACCTCGCCGTCGACTCCCTGTGGCTCTACAAGAACAACGGCAACTACAGCGGCGGTGGTGAGCAGCCGGTGCTGACCGGACCGGCGTTCGTCGACAAGGCCAACGTCGAGGCGGTCGCCGGGTTCGCCGCGAAGGGCACCCGGTGA
- a CDS encoding GntR family transcriptional regulator, which yields MTSTASGLAAIHFALDRTSPVPLYHQLAQQLEAAVERGVLAPGDRLGNEVDLSVRLGLSRPTVRQAIQSLVDKGLLVRRRGVGTQVVHSQVRRPLKLSSLHDDLEEAGQHPTTRVLRGETVPAPPDVAAALGVGEGSEVTVLERLRCAHGVPVAFLVNHLPADLIRLDTAALESTGLYRMMRSAGITLHSARQSVGARRATAEEGDLLQEAEGAALLTMRRTAYDDTGRAVEYGTHIYRASRYAFDFQLLVRP from the coding sequence ATGACCAGTACTGCCTCCGGGCTCGCCGCCATACACTTCGCGCTCGATCGCACCAGCCCCGTTCCGCTCTACCACCAGCTCGCACAGCAACTGGAGGCCGCGGTCGAACGCGGCGTCCTCGCCCCCGGCGACCGCCTCGGCAACGAGGTCGACCTGTCCGTGCGCCTCGGCCTGTCCCGCCCCACGGTCCGGCAGGCCATCCAATCACTGGTCGACAAGGGACTGCTGGTGCGCCGCCGGGGCGTCGGCACCCAGGTGGTCCACAGCCAGGTCAGGCGCCCGCTGAAACTCAGCAGCCTCCACGACGACCTGGAGGAGGCGGGCCAGCACCCCACCACGCGCGTGCTGCGGGGCGAGACGGTGCCGGCCCCGCCGGACGTCGCCGCCGCGCTCGGCGTCGGCGAGGGCAGCGAGGTCACCGTCCTGGAACGGCTGCGGTGCGCGCACGGCGTGCCGGTGGCCTTCCTCGTCAACCACCTGCCCGCCGACCTGATCCGGCTCGACACGGCCGCGCTCGAATCCACCGGCCTGTACCGGATGATGCGCTCCGCCGGCATCACCCTGCACAGCGCCCGCCAGTCCGTCGGCGCCCGCCGCGCCACCGCCGAGGAGGGGGACCTCCTCCAGGAGGCGGAGGGCGCCGCACTCCTGACGATGCGGCGCACCGCCTACGACGACACGGGCCGGGCCGTGGAGTACGGCACGCACATCTACCGCGCGTCCCGGTACGCCTTCGACTTCCAGCTCCTGGTCAGACCCTGA
- a CDS encoding NUDIX domain-containing protein — protein MTTAGIDTPDRRGRTGLDRTGRDLTGNPRVKVRDVRLLSSHWYVERTTTFDFRHADGTWSTQERETHDRGNGATVLLYDAERETVLLTRQFRFPVYVNGHPDGMLVETPGGLLDDDDEHPEEAVRREVVEETGHTIGAVEHVFDVYMSPGSVTERVSFHAAAYGPSTRTHEGGGLDEEGEDIEILELPFRRALEMIRTGEIADAKTIMLLQWAALDGPFAK, from the coding sequence ATGACCACAGCAGGCATCGACACCCCCGACCGCCGCGGCCGCACCGGCCTGGACCGCACGGGACGGGACCTGACCGGCAACCCGCGTGTGAAGGTCCGCGACGTCCGGCTCCTGTCCAGCCACTGGTACGTCGAACGCACCACGACCTTCGACTTCCGGCACGCCGACGGCACCTGGAGCACCCAGGAGCGCGAGACGCACGACCGCGGCAACGGGGCCACCGTGCTGCTGTACGACGCGGAACGCGAAACCGTGCTGCTGACCCGCCAGTTCCGCTTCCCGGTGTACGTCAACGGCCATCCGGACGGGATGCTGGTCGAGACGCCGGGCGGGCTGCTCGACGACGATGACGAGCACCCGGAGGAGGCGGTGCGGCGCGAGGTGGTCGAGGAGACCGGCCACACCATCGGCGCCGTCGAGCACGTCTTCGACGTCTACATGAGCCCGGGGTCGGTCACCGAGCGCGTCAGCTTCCACGCCGCGGCCTACGGCCCCTCGACCCGCACCCACGAGGGCGGCGGACTGGACGAGGAGGGCGAGGACATCGAGATCCTCGAACTGCCCTTCCGCCGGGCCCTGGAGATGATCCGCACGGGCGAGATCGCGGACGCCAAGACCATCATGCTGTTGCAGTGGGCTGCCCTCGACGGGCCGTTCGCCAAGTGA
- a CDS encoding DUF309 domain-containing protein: MGSASRGRPAGARDRDGEGRARNARPRDGLGRPLPYGADGVARQPEGVARTPGETVDEAQALLDEGKPFHAHEVFEDAWKSGPEQDRELWRGLAQLAVGLTHAARGNATGGARLLRRGAGAVEEWAARAGRRQPYELDLAGLVAWARELADVVAGGGTVVARERAPRLRGV, encoded by the coding sequence ATGGGCAGTGCATCGCGAGGACGGCCGGCCGGGGCACGGGACCGGGACGGCGAGGGCCGGGCGCGCAACGCCCGCCCGCGGGACGGGCTCGGGCGGCCGTTGCCGTACGGCGCGGACGGGGTGGCGCGGCAGCCCGAGGGGGTCGCGCGCACGCCGGGGGAGACGGTCGACGAGGCGCAGGCGCTGCTGGACGAGGGCAAGCCGTTCCACGCCCACGAGGTGTTCGAGGACGCCTGGAAGTCGGGGCCCGAGCAGGACCGCGAACTGTGGCGGGGCCTCGCCCAGCTCGCGGTGGGGCTCACCCACGCGGCCCGGGGCAACGCCACCGGCGGTGCGCGGCTGCTGCGGCGCGGTGCGGGCGCCGTCGAGGAGTGGGCGGCGCGGGCCGGGCGGCGGCAGCCGTACGAGCTGGATCTGGCGGGGCTCGTGGCCTGGGCGCGCGAACTGGCCGACGTGGTCGCGGGCGGCGGCACCGTGGTGGCGCGGGAGCGGGCGCCCCGGCTGCGCGGAGTGTGA
- the cobF gene encoding precorrin-6A synthase (deacetylating), with amino-acid sequence MRKIHVIGIGAGDPDQLTLQAVRALRGTDVFFLLDKGEVKSDLTGLRRDLLEAHVPRGTYRVVEARDPERDRSAGGAAYSPAVGDWRTARAGIYERLIAEDLGEDETGAFLVWGDPALYDSTLGILEEVLDRGTVTFEYDVVPGISSVSALVARHRTGLNRVARPVQITTGRRLAEGFPEGVDDVVVMLDAGQAFRQYADQDIDIYWGAYIGTPDEILAHGPIAETAPRIERLRAEARERKGWIMDTYLLRRHPRRP; translated from the coding sequence GTGCGAAAGATTCATGTCATCGGTATCGGAGCGGGCGACCCCGACCAGCTGACCCTCCAGGCGGTCCGGGCGCTGCGCGGCACGGACGTGTTCTTCCTGCTCGACAAGGGCGAGGTGAAGTCCGACCTCACGGGGCTGCGCCGGGACCTGCTGGAGGCGCACGTGCCGCGGGGGACCTACCGCGTGGTGGAGGCGCGCGACCCGGAGCGGGACCGCTCCGCGGGCGGCGCGGCGTACTCACCGGCCGTCGGCGACTGGCGCACCGCCCGCGCCGGCATCTACGAGCGGCTGATCGCCGAGGACCTGGGCGAGGACGAGACCGGCGCGTTCCTCGTGTGGGGGGACCCCGCGCTCTACGACAGCACGCTCGGCATCCTGGAGGAGGTCCTCGACCGGGGCACGGTGACCTTCGAGTACGACGTGGTGCCGGGCATCAGCAGTGTGTCGGCCCTCGTCGCGCGCCATCGCACGGGACTGAACCGGGTCGCCCGTCCGGTGCAGATCACCACCGGCCGGCGGCTCGCCGAGGGCTTTCCCGAGGGCGTGGACGACGTGGTGGTGATGCTGGACGCCGGGCAGGCCTTCCGGCAGTACGCCGACCAGGACATCGACATCTACTGGGGCGCCTACATCGGCACCCCCGACGAGATCCTCGCCCACGGGCCGATCGCCGAGACGGCGCCCCGCATCGAGCGGTTGCGGGCCGAGGCGCGCGAACGCAAGGGCTGGATCATGGACACGTACCTGCTGCGACGCCATCCGCGCCGGCCGTAG
- a CDS encoding lysylphosphatidylglycerol synthase transmembrane domain-containing protein, translating to MSLLRASAPPGPLPATVRAPSAARLTRHALALLPLLAIGAWAAVDWRTVRDGAARLGSADPGWLLAALFFTCLGWVAAALVRQGALPERLPPGLLLASQFAAGAANHVLPAGLGAHAVTLRFLQSRGIPLARGTTSLALYSLVKPVAKSIVLLVFLVAFPGMLNLGELVPDDGTLLLVAVGATVAVAMTAALLAMIRAVRTPALGFLRTALTDARILHTRPSRVLALWGGAAATPLLQGSVIATVGFSLGLPLSWAQVVFALLIASTAVGAVPAPGGIGPVDAAMVFTMAAFGAPVGLATATIIGYRVVTVWIPLLPGALVLSALVHRKVL from the coding sequence GTGTCCCTGCTTCGCGCCTCCGCTCCCCCCGGGCCGCTCCCCGCCACCGTCCGCGCACCCTCCGCCGCCCGCCTGACCCGGCACGCGCTCGCCCTGCTCCCGCTGCTGGCCATCGGGGCGTGGGCCGCGGTGGACTGGCGCACCGTGCGCGACGGGGCGGCCCGTCTGGGATCCGCCGACCCGGGATGGCTGCTCGCCGCCCTCTTCTTCACCTGCCTGGGCTGGGTGGCCGCCGCGCTGGTACGGCAGGGCGCCCTGCCGGAACGCCTCCCGCCGGGGCTGCTGCTGGCCTCGCAGTTCGCCGCCGGCGCCGCCAACCACGTGCTGCCGGCCGGTCTCGGCGCGCACGCCGTGACACTGCGCTTCCTGCAGAGCCGGGGCATACCCCTGGCCCGGGGCACCACGTCGCTCGCCCTGTACTCGCTGGTCAAGCCGGTCGCCAAGAGCATCGTGCTGCTGGTGTTCCTGGTGGCCTTCCCCGGCATGCTGAACCTCGGTGAACTCGTCCCGGACGACGGCACGCTGCTCCTGGTCGCCGTGGGCGCGACGGTCGCCGTCGCCATGACCGCCGCGCTGCTCGCGATGATCCGTGCGGTGCGCACCCCGGCGCTCGGCTTCCTGCGCACCGCGCTGACCGACGCCCGGATCCTGCACACCCGGCCCAGCCGGGTGCTCGCCCTGTGGGGTGGGGCGGCCGCCACCCCGCTGCTTCAGGGAAGCGTGATCGCCACCGTGGGGTTCTCGCTGGGGCTGCCGCTGTCCTGGGCGCAGGTGGTGTTCGCGCTGCTGATCGCGAGCACCGCGGTGGGGGCCGTGCCCGCGCCCGGCGGGATCGGGCCGGTGGACGCGGCGATGGTGTTCACGATGGCCGCGTTCGGCGCCCCGGTGGGACTGGCCACGGCCACGATCATCGGCTACCGCGTGGTCACCGTGTGGATACCGCTGCTGCCGGGGGCGCTGGTGCTGTCGGCCCTGGTGCACCGCAAGGTGCTCTGA
- a CDS encoding cobalt-precorrin-6A reductase has protein sequence MVPHVLVLGGTAEARELAGELAVRPGLRVTTSLAGRVSRPGAVAGEVRIGGFGGAEGLAEWLRAHRVTAVVDATHPFAEKITANAARAAALAAVPAVVLRRPGWRPVPGDEWHPVASLRGAAELLPRLGSRVLLTTGRLGLAAFAHLTGPHFVVRSVEPPDPPMPPDTEVLLARGPFTVAGESALLREHRIDVLVTKDSGGAATAAKLTAARELALPVVIVERPPLPEGAVVVPDVPGALAVLGLG, from the coding sequence ATGGTTCCTCACGTCCTGGTGCTCGGTGGGACCGCCGAGGCTCGCGAACTGGCCGGCGAGCTGGCGGTGCGTCCGGGTCTGCGGGTCACGACGTCGCTGGCGGGCCGGGTGAGCCGGCCGGGCGCGGTGGCCGGCGAGGTACGGATCGGGGGCTTCGGCGGCGCGGAGGGCCTGGCCGAGTGGCTGCGCGCGCACCGGGTGACAGCCGTCGTCGACGCCACCCACCCCTTCGCCGAGAAGATCACGGCGAACGCGGCACGGGCCGCCGCGCTGGCCGCGGTCCCGGCCGTGGTGCTGCGTCGGCCGGGCTGGCGGCCGGTGCCCGGGGACGAATGGCACCCGGTCGCCTCATTGCGCGGGGCGGCCGAACTGCTGCCACGGCTCGGCAGCCGTGTGCTGCTCACCACGGGCCGGCTGGGGCTCGCCGCCTTCGCCCATCTGACCGGACCCCACTTCGTCGTCCGCTCGGTGGAACCGCCCGACCCGCCGATGCCGCCGGACACCGAAGTCCTGCTGGCCCGGGGCCCGTTCACCGTGGCCGGTGAGTCGGCGCTGCTGCGCGAGCACCGGATCGACGTGCTGGTCACCAAGGACAGCGGGGGAGCCGCCACCGCCGCCAAGCTCACCGCGGCCCGCGAACTCGCCCTGCCCGTCGTGATCGTCGAACGCCCCCCGCTGCCGGAGGGCGCGGTCGTCGTGCCCGACGTACCCGGCGCCCTCGCCGTACTGGGCCTCGGCTGA
- a CDS encoding HAD-IIA family hydrolase: MDSVRAVLIDIDGVLTVSWQPLPGTVEALRRIRDAGLPVALVTNTTSRTRASIARTLAGAGFPVAAEDILTAPAVTAAHLTAHLPRARCALLNHGDIAEDLDGITLVGLDAPDTASDSDTAPDTASDAAVDAVVVGGAGPEFGYEAMNAAFGHLQRGARLVAMHRNLYWRTDRGLQLDSGAFLAGLEAAAGTEAEVTGKPSPAFFEAALGHLGAAAGEAGEAVMVGDDIESDVLAAQRTGITGVLVRTGKYLPRTHEAASGTPDHVIDSFADLPALLGLKPV; this comes from the coding sequence ATGGACTCAGTGCGAGCCGTCCTCATCGACATCGACGGTGTCCTCACCGTCTCCTGGCAGCCGCTGCCGGGCACGGTCGAGGCCCTTCGCCGGATCCGGGACGCCGGGCTGCCCGTCGCCCTGGTGACCAACACGACGTCCCGTACGCGCGCCTCGATCGCCCGGACGCTCGCCGGGGCGGGCTTCCCGGTGGCCGCCGAGGACATCCTCACCGCGCCCGCCGTGACCGCCGCGCATCTGACGGCGCACCTGCCCCGCGCACGCTGCGCGCTGCTGAACCACGGTGACATCGCGGAGGACCTCGACGGCATCACCCTCGTCGGCCTCGACGCCCCGGACACGGCCTCGGACTCGGACACCGCCCCGGACACGGCCTCGGACGCCGCCGTGGACGCCGTCGTGGTCGGCGGCGCCGGACCCGAGTTCGGGTACGAGGCGATGAACGCCGCCTTCGGGCATCTGCAACGCGGGGCGCGGCTGGTGGCCATGCACCGCAACCTGTACTGGCGCACGGACCGAGGGCTGCAACTGGACTCCGGGGCGTTCCTCGCCGGGCTGGAGGCGGCGGCCGGCACCGAGGCCGAGGTCACCGGCAAGCCGTCTCCGGCCTTCTTCGAAGCGGCCCTGGGCCACCTCGGCGCCGCGGCGGGCGAGGCGGGCGAGGCGGTGATGGTGGGCGACGACATCGAGTCCGACGTCCTCGCGGCGCAGCGGACCGGGATCACCGGAGTGCTCGTCCGGACCGGCAAGTACCTGCCGCGAACCCACGAGGCCGCGAGCGGCACGCCCGACCACGTGATCGACTCCTTCGCGGACCTGCCGGCGCTGCTGGGGCTGAAACCCGTCTGA
- a CDS encoding sulfite exporter TauE/SafE family protein, which translates to MDTMTLWHITGWEFVALAFAALLVGFSKTAVSGANTVSLAVFAAVLPARASTGVLLPILIAGDVLAVLTYRRHAHWPTLWRLFPAVAAGVVVGTLFLVWADDEVVRTSIGAILLLMAGVTMWRRRSAAERREPEPVTSRAGRIKARSYGVLGGFTTMVANAGGPVMSMYLLSAGFRKLGFLGTSAFFFLIVNVSKVPFSAGLGLIDSRSLLLDAALVVFVVPGALIGKWAVNRINQRLFEQLVIAATVVGGVQLLLR; encoded by the coding sequence ATGGACACGATGACGTTGTGGCACATCACCGGCTGGGAGTTCGTCGCGCTCGCTTTCGCGGCGCTTCTCGTCGGCTTCTCCAAGACCGCCGTGAGCGGGGCGAACACGGTCAGTCTCGCCGTCTTCGCGGCGGTGCTGCCCGCCCGGGCCTCCACCGGCGTACTGCTGCCGATCCTCATCGCCGGGGACGTACTGGCGGTGCTCACCTATCGGCGGCACGCCCACTGGCCCACCCTGTGGCGACTGTTCCCGGCCGTCGCCGCCGGGGTGGTGGTCGGCACGCTGTTCCTGGTGTGGGCCGACGACGAGGTCGTACGGACCTCGATCGGCGCGATCCTGCTGCTGATGGCGGGCGTCACCATGTGGCGCCGGCGCTCGGCCGCGGAGCGGCGGGAACCGGAGCCGGTGACGAGTCGCGCGGGCCGGATCAAGGCCCGTTCGTACGGAGTCCTGGGCGGCTTCACCACGATGGTCGCCAACGCCGGCGGGCCGGTGATGTCGATGTACCTGCTGTCGGCGGGCTTCCGGAAGCTGGGCTTCCTGGGGACGTCGGCGTTCTTCTTCCTGATCGTCAACGTGTCCAAGGTGCCCTTCAGCGCCGGCCTCGGCCTGATCGACAGCCGCTCGCTGCTGCTCGACGCGGCGCTCGTGGTGTTCGTCGTCCCCGGCGCGCTGATCGGCAAGTGGGCCGTGAACCGGATCAACCAGAGGCTGTTCGAGCAACTGGTGATCGCGGCGACCGTGGTGGGCGGCGTCCAACTGCTGCTGCGCTGA
- a CDS encoding thiolase family protein — protein MRPVHFAAARRTPIGKLRGALAGVRPDDLAAHVIRRLVADVPALAPDRIDDVYWGAANQAGEDNRNVARMAALLAGLPETVPGATVNRLCASGLEAVTTAARTIAAGDADVVLAGGSESMSRAPFVLPRPDEALPHRMETVDTRLGWRLVNPAMKDLHGLLSMGETAEEVAERYGITRERQDEFALRSHRRAALARKNGHFDDEILPVERPDGVVVDSDECVREDTSYEKLARLRPVFREGGTVTAGNASPMNDGAAGLLLVAEDVLEELGLESLGRYVAGASAGVHPDVMGIGPVPATRKALTRVGWSVDDIEEAEFNEAFAAQALACVDGLGIDADLVNPSGGAIALGHPLGCSGARILTTLLHRMRRTGASRGLATMCVGVGQGSALLVERP, from the coding sequence GTGCGTCCCGTCCACTTCGCGGCCGCCCGCCGCACCCCCATCGGCAAGCTGCGCGGTGCCCTCGCCGGCGTGCGGCCCGACGACCTCGCGGCGCACGTGATCCGCCGACTGGTCGCCGACGTCCCGGCCCTCGCCCCGGACCGCATCGACGACGTCTACTGGGGCGCCGCCAACCAGGCGGGCGAGGACAACCGCAACGTGGCCCGGATGGCCGCCCTGCTCGCCGGACTCCCCGAGACCGTCCCCGGCGCCACGGTCAACCGCCTGTGCGCCTCCGGTCTGGAGGCCGTGACCACCGCCGCCCGCACCATCGCCGCCGGTGATGCCGACGTCGTGCTGGCCGGCGGTTCCGAGTCGATGAGCCGCGCACCGTTCGTGCTGCCCCGCCCCGACGAGGCCCTGCCGCACCGCATGGAGACCGTCGACACCCGGCTCGGCTGGCGGCTGGTCAACCCGGCGATGAAGGACCTGCACGGTCTGCTCTCCATGGGCGAGACCGCGGAGGAGGTCGCCGAGCGGTACGGGATCACACGCGAACGCCAGGACGAGTTCGCGCTGCGCAGCCACCGACGCGCCGCCCTGGCCCGCAAGAACGGCCACTTCGACGACGAGATCCTGCCCGTGGAGCGGCCGGACGGTGTGGTCGTCGACAGCGACGAGTGCGTCCGCGAGGACACCTCCTACGAGAAGCTCGCCCGCCTGAGGCCGGTCTTCCGAGAGGGCGGCACCGTCACCGCGGGCAACGCCTCGCCGATGAACGACGGCGCCGCCGGCCTGCTGCTGGTCGCCGAGGACGTCCTGGAGGAGCTGGGACTGGAGTCGCTGGGCCGGTACGTGGCCGGCGCCTCGGCCGGTGTCCATCCGGACGTCATGGGCATCGGGCCCGTCCCCGCCACCCGCAAGGCGCTGACGCGGGTCGGCTGGAGCGTCGACGACATCGAGGAGGCCGAGTTCAACGAGGCGTTCGCCGCGCAGGCCCTCGCCTGCGTGGACGGCCTCGGCATCGACGCGGACCTGGTCAATCCGAGCGGTGGAGCGATCGCCCTCGGCCACCCGCTGGGCTGCTCGGGCGCGCGCATCCTCACCACGCTGCTGCACCGCATGCGCCGCACGGGCGCGAGCCGAGGGCTCGCGACGATGTGCGTCGGCGTCGGGCAGGGCAGCGCCCTGCTCGTGGAACGGCCCTAA
- a CDS encoding WhiB family transcriptional regulator, which translates to MKWLRQAACTGEDPELFFPVGTTGPALRDIAAAKRVCAGCPVVTECLHYALRSGQTSGVWGGTDEHERAGLLRAAGTSGYDTRRRSTP; encoded by the coding sequence ATGAAGTGGTTGCGGCAAGCGGCCTGCACGGGTGAGGACCCCGAACTGTTCTTCCCCGTGGGCACGACGGGACCCGCGCTCCGGGACATCGCGGCCGCCAAACGCGTCTGCGCCGGCTGCCCGGTGGTCACCGAGTGTCTGCACTACGCGCTGCGCAGCGGGCAGACGTCGGGTGTGTGGGGCGGGACCGACGAGCACGAACGCGCCGGGCTGCTCCGGGCAGCCGGGACGTCCGGGTACGACACGAGAAGGAGAAGCACGCCATGA